A genomic segment from Capra hircus breed San Clemente chromosome 7, ASM170441v1, whole genome shotgun sequence encodes:
- the DOT1L gene encoding histone-lysine N-methyltransferase, H3 lysine-79 specific isoform X4 translates to MENYVLIDYDTKSFESMQRLCDKYNRAIDSIHQLWKGTTQPMKLNTRPSTGLLRHILQQVYNHSVTDPEKLNNYEPFSPEVYGETSFDLVAQMIDEIKMTEDDLFVDLGSGVGQVVLQVAAATNCKHHYGVEKADIPAKYAETMDREFRKWMKWYGKKHAEYTLERGDFLSEEWRERIANTSVVFVNNFAFGPEVDHQLKERFANMKEGGRIVSSKPFAPLNFRINSRNLSDIGTIMRVVELSPLKGSVSWTGKPVSYYLHTIDRTILENYFSSLKNPKLREEQEAARRRQQRENKSNTTTPTKVPESKAAVPADTPVDSGAEEEKAGTAAVKKPSPSKARKKKLNKKGRKMVGRKRGRPKKMSATNPERKPKKTQSALDLLHAQTVSRAASPLPQDVHRPPHSPFYQLPPSVQRPTPEQLLLAPTPPALHRLLESFRIQYLQFLAYTKTPQYKATLQQLLDQEKEKNARLLGAAQQLFGHCQAQKEESKRLFQQKLDELGVKALTYNDLIQAQKEISAHNQQLREQTEQLEKGNRELRSQSLRLLKARCEELKLDWSTLSLENLLKEKQALKSQISEKQRHCLELQISIVELEKSQRQQELLQLKSCVPPDEALALQLRGKPEAEPGRLHLELDCARFSLPPFSSLSPELSMNGHAAGYELCSALGRPSPKQNTPQYLASPLDQEVVPCTPSHSGRPRLEKLSSLALPDYTRLSPAKLVLRRHLSQDHAASGKAAASELHPRAEHAKENGLPYQSPGITNGIKLSPQDPRPSSPTALQMGEKGPEKGVKERAYASSGEAITSLPVSIPLSTVQPSKLPVSIPLASVVLPSRAEKARSTPSPGPPARESSSTLEKQVAANTHGAGGNAAGSKSLALAPTGFAYSGSVAISGALAGSPAPLGPGAEPPALDESSSSGSLFATVGSRSSTPQHPPLLTQPRTCGSASPAPQLCASPRLGALGPLPDSGKGDLPCDASFSDPESEAKRRIVFTISAGASSAKQSPSSKHSPLPSAARGDGGQGHGPDSRKRGRRKRASAGTPSLSSSVSPKRRALPSVAGLFTQSSGSPLNLNSMVSNINQPLEITAISSPESSLKSSPVPYQDNDQPPVLKKEKPLSQTNGAHYSPLTSDEEPGSEDEPGSARIERKIATISLESKSPPKTLENAGGSLAGRKAPLASEPVNSSKWKSTFSPISDLGLAKAADSPLQAASALSHNSLFAFRPGLEEPSTADGKLATHSRKSFPGTLPGAGGLSPNSLPASGFALGGGLAADLSLHSFSDGASLSHKAPEAAGLGAPMSFPGPRGKEGGAAESGPFVNKRQLDGLGPKGEGGLPTCGPPDKASTAHSKAGKGREREPDVKNGHNLFMAAAAAPPAGLLSGPGLAPAASSAGGTAPSVQTHRPFLGAFAPGPQFALGPMSLQANLGPSVLQSLFSSVPAAGLVHVSTAATRLTNSHAMGSFSSGVAGGAVGGVFNHAVPPASAHPFGASFGSGAACRSTTLSLTPLQAVASTPASSFQAPSSAEPRPPQPPPHLGRPPPGQPALHAPPHPNATLPPPPALLPANSEPVLLQNLASLPANQAFLPAASAASLPPANASLSIKLASLPHKVSRPALTVHHQPLPGLALAQAAPVNPQASSTGPPAVWVSLGMPPPYAARLAGVKPR, encoded by the exons ATGGAGAATTACGTTTTAATTGACTACGATACCAAAAG CTTTGAGAGTATGCAGAGGCTCTGTGACAAGTACAACCGGGCCATCGACAGCATCCACCAGCTG TGGAAGGGCACCACACAGCCCATGAAGCTGAACACACGGCCGTCCACTGGGCTCCTGCGGCACATCCTGCAGCAGGTCTACAACCACTCGGTGACTGACCCTGAGAAGCTCAACAACTATGAGCCCTTCTCCCCAGAGGTGTATGGGGAGACCTCCTTCGACCTGGTCGCCCAGATGATCGATGAGATCAAGATGACCGAAGATGACCTGTTCGTGGACCTGGGCAGTG GGGTGGGCCAGGTCGTGCTGCAGGTTGCCGCAGCCACCAACTGCAAACATCATTATGGTGTAGAGAAAGCTGACATCCCAGCCAAGTACGCGGAG ACGATGGACCGAGAGTTCAGGAAGTGGATGAAATGGTATGGAAAAAAGCATGCAGAATACACA CTGGAGAGGGGGGACTTCCTCTCGGAGGAGTGGAGAGAACGGATTGCTAATACAAG TGTTGTATTTGTGAATAACTTTGCCTTTGGTCCTGAGGTGGATCACCAGCTGAAGGAGCGGTTTGCAAACATGAAGGAAG GTGGCAGAATCGTGTCCTCGAAGCCCTTTGCGCCTCTGAACTTCAGAATAAACAGTAGAAACTTGAGTG ACATCGGCACCATCATGCGCGTCGTGGAGCTGTCGCCGCTAAAAGGCTCGGTGTCATGGACGGGGAAGCCAGTCTCCTACTACCTGCACACCATCGACCGCACCATA ctTGAAAACTATTTTTCTAGTCTAAAAAATCCAAAACTCAGG GAGGAACAAGAGGCAGCTCGGCGCCGGCAGCAGCGGGAGAACAAGAGCAACACAACCACACCCACCAAGGTGCCCGAGAGCAAGGCAGCTGTGCCGGCAGACACCCCCGTG GACTCCGGTGCTGAGGAGGAGAAAGCCGGGACGGCCGCTGTCAAGAAGCCATCTCCCTCCAAGGCCCGGAAGAAGAAGCTGAACAAGAAGGGCCGGAAGATGGTGGGTCGGAAGCGTGGGCGCCCCAAGAAGATGAGTGCCACCAACCCCGAGCGCAAGCCCAAGAAGACCCAGAGCGCACTGGACCTGCTGCACGCCCAGACCGTGTCACGAGCGGCCTCCCCCTTGCCGCAGG ACGTGCACAGGCCACCTCACAGCCCATTCTACCAGCTACCTCCCAGCGTGCAGCGGCCTACCCCTGAGCAGCTGCTGCTGGCACCCACCCCGCCCGCGCTGCACAGGCTGCTAG AGTCCTTCAGGATTCAGTATCTACAGTTCCTGGCATACACGAAGACCCCTCAGTACAAGGCCACCCTGCAGCAGCTGCTGGACCAGGAGAAG GAGAAGAATGCCCGGTTGCTAGGCGCAGCGCAGCAGCTGTTTGGCCACTGCCAAGCTCAGAAGGAGGAAAGCAAGAGGCTCTTCCAGCAGAAACTGGACGAG CTGGGAGTGAAGGCGCTGACCTACAACGACCTGATCCAAGCGCAGAAGGAGATCTCGGCTCACAACCAACAGTTGAGGGAACAGACGGAGCAGCTAGAGAAGGGCAACCGGGAGCTGAGGAGCCAGAGCCTGCGGCTG CTCAAGGCACGGTGTGAGGAGCTGAAGCTGGACTGGTCCACGCTGTCCCTGGAGAATCTGCTGAAGGAGAAGCAGGCCCTGAAGAGCCAGATCTCAGAGAAGCAGAGGCACTGCCTGGAACTGCAG ATCAGcattgtggagctggagaagagccAGCGGCAGCAGGAGTTGCTCCAGCTCAAGTCCTGCGTGCCGCCTGATGAGGCACTGGCCCTGCAGCTTCGTGGGAAGCCAGAGGCCGAGCCTGGCCGGCTTCACTTGGAGCTGGACTGCGCCCGCTTCTCCCTGCCACCTTTCAGCAGCTTGAGCCCCGAGCTCTCCATGAATGGCCATGCGGCCGGCTATGAGCTCTGCAGCGCACTGGGTCGGCCCTCACCCAAGCAGAACACCCCCCAGTACCTGGCCTCTCCGCTAGACCAGGAGGTCGTGCCCTGCACCCCTAGCCACAGCGGCCGGCCACGGCTGGAGAAGCTATCCAGCCTGGCCCTGCCTGACTATACCAGGCTATCCCCTGCCAAGCTGGTGCTGCGGCGCCACCTGAGCCAGGACCACGCGGCCAGTGGCAAGGCAGCTGCCAGCGAGCTGCACCCACG AGCCGAGCATGCCAAGGAGAACGGGCTCCCTTACCAGAGCCCTGGCATCACCAACGGCATCAAGCTGAGCCCACAAGACCCCCGACCTTCATCCCCCACAGCTTTACAGATGGGAGAGAAGGGCCCTGAGAAG ggtgtgaaggagcgtGCCTACGCCAGCAGTGGGGAGGCCATCACCAGCCTGCCTGTCAGCATCCCGCTGAGCACCGTGCAGCCCAGCAAGCTGCCCGTCAGCATCCCCCTGGCCAGCGTGGTGCTGCCCAGCCGCGCCGAGAAGGCG AGAAGCACACCCAGCCCTGGGCCACCGGCCCGAGAGTCCTCGTCTACGCTGGAGAAGCAGGTGGCTGCTAACACCCATGGTGCCGGGGGCAACGCTGCTGGGAGCAAGAGCCTCGCCCTGGCTCCCACAG GCTTTGCATACAGCGGCTCGGTGGCCATCAGTGGGGCCCTGGCAGGCAGCCCAGCACCCCTTGGCCCTGGAGCTGAGCCCCCGGCCCTAGACGAGTCCTCCAGCTCTGGAAGCCTCTTTGCCACTGTGGGGTCCCGCAGCTCCACCCCGCAGCACCCACCCCTGCTGACGCAGCCACGTACCTGCGGCTCAGCCTCGCCGGCCCCCCAGCTCTGCGCCAGCCCCCGGCTAGGCGCCCTGGGCCCGCTCCCCGACTCTGGCAAAGGGGACCTGCCCTGCGACGCCAGCTTCTCAGACCCTGAGAGCGAAGCCAAAAGGAGGATCGTCTTCACCATCTCGGCGGGTGCCAGCAGCGCCAAGCAGTCACCTTCCAGCAAACACAGCCCTCTGCCCTCGGCTGCCCGCGGGGACGGTGGCCAGGGCCATGGGCCAGACAGCCGCAAGCGGGGCCGGAGGAAGCGGGCATCAGCGGGGACCCCCAGCCTGAGCTCGAGTGTGTCCCCCAAGCGCCGGGCCTTGCCATCTGTCGCTGGGCTTTTCACGCAGTCTTCAGGGTCCCCCCTGAATCTCAACTCCATG GTCAGCAACATCAACCAGCCCCTGGAGATCACGGCCATCTCGTCCCCTGAGAGCTCCCTAAAGAGCTCACCCGTCCCCTACCAGGACAATGACCAACCACCTGTGCTCAAGAAGGAGAAGCCCCTGAGCCAGACCAATGGTGCCCACTACTCCCCACTGACCTCGGACGAGGAGCCAGGCTCTGAGGATGAGCCCGGCAGTGCCAG aaTTGAGAGAAAAATTGCAACAATCTCCTTAGAAAGCAAGTCTCCACCAAAAACCTTGGAAAATG CAGGTGGCAGCCTAGCAGGAAGGAAGGCACCGCTGGCCAGCGAGCCGGTCAACAGCAGCAAGTGGAAGTCCACCTTCTCACCCATCTCCGACCTGGGCCTGGCCAAGGCAGCTGACAGCCCGCTGCAGGCTGCCTCCGCTCTGAGCCACAACTCCCTGTTCGCTTTCCGGCCTGGCCTGGAGGAGCCCAGTACAGCCGATGGCAagctggccacccactccaggaagaGCTTCCCAGGCACCCTGCCGGGGGCGGGCGGGCTGAGCCCCAATAGCCTTCCTGCCAGTGGCTTCGCCCTGGGCGGGGGCCTAGCAGCTGACCTCAGTTTACACAGCTTCAGTGATGGTGCTTCTCTCTCCCACAAGGCCCCCGAGGCAGCTGGCCTGGGTGCCCCCATGAGCTTCCCTGGCCCACGGGGCAAGGAGGGTGGCGCTGCAGAGTCTGGCCCCTTCGTGAACAAGCGGCAGCTGGACGGACTGGGCCCAAAAGGCGAGGGGGGCCTTCCCACATGCGGACCCCCGGACAAGGCCTCTACAGCGCATAGCAAGGCAGGCAAGGGCCGTGAGCGCGAGCCCGACGTCAAGAATGGCCACAACCTGTTCATGGCTGCTGCCGCCGCGCCCCCTGCAGGCCTCCTCAGTGGCCCAGGTCTTGCCCCAGCGGCATCCTCGGCAGGTGGCACAGCCCCGTCCGTGCAGACCCACCGCCCCTTCCTGGGCGCCTTCGCCCCTGGGCCACAGTTCGCGCTGGGCCCCATGTCGCTACAGGCCAACCTGGGCCCgtctgtgctgcagtccctgttCAGTTCTGTGCCCGCCGCCGGCCTGGTTCACGTCTCGACCGCCGCCACCAGATTGACCAACTCGCACGCCATGGGCAGCTTCTCCTCCGGGGTGGCCGGCGGCGCAGTTGGAG GTGTCTTTAACCACGCGGTGCCTCCCGCCTCCGCCCATCCGTTTGGAGCCAGTTTCGGCAGTGGGGCTGCATGTCGCAGCACCACGCTGAGCTTAACCCCGCTGCAGGCGGTGGCCAGCACCCCGGCCTCTTCCTTTCAGGCCCCGTCCTCTGCGGAGCCGAGGCCACCCCAACCCCCTCCGCACCTGGGCCGGCCCCCTCCGGGGCAGCCTGCCCTCCATGCACCCCCCCATCCTAACGCCACCTTGCCTCCTCCCCCTGCGCTGCTCCCAGCTAACTCTGAGCCCGTGCTTCTGCAGAACCTCGCATCCCTCCCTGCTAACCAAGCTTTCTTGCCCGCCGCCTCTGCCGCCTCTCTGCCGCCTGCTAacgcctctctgtccatcaagcTCGCCTCCCTCCCGCACAAGGTGTCCCGGCCCGCCTTGACGGTGCACCACCAGCCCCTGCCTGGGTTGGCCCTGGCCCAGGCCGCGCCCGTGAACCCACAGGCCAGCTCCACGGGGCCGCCCGCCGTGTGGGTTTCCCTTGGCATGCCGCCTCCGTATGCCGCGCGCCTTGCGGGGGTTAAGCCGCGATAA
- the DOT1L gene encoding histone-lysine N-methyltransferase, H3 lysine-79 specific isoform X2 — protein sequence MGEKLELRLKSPVGAEPAVYPWPLPVYDKHHDAAHEIIETIRWVCEEIPDLKLAMENYVLIDYDTKSFESMQRLCDKYNRAIDSIHQLWKGTTQPMKLNTRPSTGLLRHILQQVYNHSVTDPEKLNNYEPFSPEVYGETSFDLVAQMIDEIKMTEDDLFVDLGSGVGQVVLQVAAATNCKHHYGVEKADIPAKYAETMDREFRKWMKWYGKKHAEYTLERGDFLSEEWRERIANTSVVFVNNFAFGPEVDHQLKERFANMKEGGRIVSSKPFAPLNFRINSRNLSDIGTIMRVVELSPLKGSVSWTGKPVSYYLHTIDRTILENYFSSLKNPKLREEQEAARRRQQRENKSNTTTPTKVPESKAAVPADTPVDSGAEEEKAGTAAVKKPSPSKARKKKLNKKGRKMVGRKRGRPKKMSATNPERKPKKTQSALDLLHAQTVSRAASPLPQDVHRPPHSPFYQLPPSVQRPTPEQLLLAPTPPALHRLLESFRIQYLQFLAYTKTPQYKATLQQLLDQEKEKNARLLGAAQQLFGHCQAQKEESKRLFQQKLDELGVKALTYNDLIQAQKEISAHNQQLREQTEQLEKGNRELRSQSLRLLKARCEELKLDWSTLSLENLLKEKQALKSQISEKQRHCLELQISIVELEKSQRQQELLQLKSCVPPDEALALQLRGKPEAEPGRLHLELDCARFSLPPFSSLSPELSMNGHAAGYELCSALGRPSPKQNTPQYLASPLDQEVVPCTPSHSGRPRLEKLSSLALPDYTRLSPAKLVLRRHLSQDHAASGKAAASELHPRAEHAKENGLPYQSPGITNGIKLSPQDPRPSSPTALQMGEKGPEKGVKERAYASSGEAITSLPVSIPLSTVQPSKLPVSIPLASVVLPSRAEKARSTPSPGPPARESSSTLEKQVAANTHGAGGNAAGSKSLALAPTGFAYSGSVAISGALAGSPAPLGPGAEPPALDESSSSGSLFATVGSRSSTPQHPPLLTQPRTCGSASPAPQLCASPRLGALGPLPDSGKGDLPCDASFSDPESEAKRRIVFTISAGASSAKQSPSSKHSPLPSAARGDGGQGHGPDSRKRGRRKRASAGTPSLSSSVSPKRRALPSVAGLFTQSSGSPLNLNSMVSNINQPLEITAISSPESSLKSSPVPYQDNDQPPVLKKEKPLSQTNGAHYSPLTSDEEPGSEDEPGSARIERKIATISLESKSPPKTLENGGSLAGRKAPLASEPVNSSKWKSTFSPISDLGLAKAADSPLQAASALSHNSLFAFRPGLEEPSTADGKLATHSRKSFPGTLPGAGGLSPNSLPASGFALGGGLAADLSLHSFSDGASLSHKAPEAAGLGAPMSFPGPRGKEGGAAESGPFVNKRQLDGLGPKGEGGLPTCGPPDKASTAHSKAGKGREREPDVKNGHNLFMAAAAAPPAGLLSGPGLAPAASSAGGTAPSVQTHRPFLGAFAPGPQFALGPMSLQANLGPSVLQSLFSSVPAAGLVHVSTAATRLTNSHAMGSFSSGVAGGAVGGVFNHAVPPASAHPFGASFGSGAACRSTTLSLTPLQAVASTPASSFQAPSSAEPRPPQPPPHLGRPPPGQPALHAPPHPNATLPPPPALLPANSEPVLLQNLASLPANQAFLPAASAASLPPANASLSIKLASLPHKVSRPALTVHHQPLPGLALAQAAPVNPQASSTGPPAVWVSLGMPPPYAARLAGVKPR from the exons ATGGGTCTGTGAGGAAATCCCGGATCTCAAGCTCGCTATGGAGAATTACGTTTTAATTGACTACGATACCAAAAG CTTTGAGAGTATGCAGAGGCTCTGTGACAAGTACAACCGGGCCATCGACAGCATCCACCAGCTG TGGAAGGGCACCACACAGCCCATGAAGCTGAACACACGGCCGTCCACTGGGCTCCTGCGGCACATCCTGCAGCAGGTCTACAACCACTCGGTGACTGACCCTGAGAAGCTCAACAACTATGAGCCCTTCTCCCCAGAGGTGTATGGGGAGACCTCCTTCGACCTGGTCGCCCAGATGATCGATGAGATCAAGATGACCGAAGATGACCTGTTCGTGGACCTGGGCAGTG GGGTGGGCCAGGTCGTGCTGCAGGTTGCCGCAGCCACCAACTGCAAACATCATTATGGTGTAGAGAAAGCTGACATCCCAGCCAAGTACGCGGAG ACGATGGACCGAGAGTTCAGGAAGTGGATGAAATGGTATGGAAAAAAGCATGCAGAATACACA CTGGAGAGGGGGGACTTCCTCTCGGAGGAGTGGAGAGAACGGATTGCTAATACAAG TGTTGTATTTGTGAATAACTTTGCCTTTGGTCCTGAGGTGGATCACCAGCTGAAGGAGCGGTTTGCAAACATGAAGGAAG GTGGCAGAATCGTGTCCTCGAAGCCCTTTGCGCCTCTGAACTTCAGAATAAACAGTAGAAACTTGAGTG ACATCGGCACCATCATGCGCGTCGTGGAGCTGTCGCCGCTAAAAGGCTCGGTGTCATGGACGGGGAAGCCAGTCTCCTACTACCTGCACACCATCGACCGCACCATA ctTGAAAACTATTTTTCTAGTCTAAAAAATCCAAAACTCAGG GAGGAACAAGAGGCAGCTCGGCGCCGGCAGCAGCGGGAGAACAAGAGCAACACAACCACACCCACCAAGGTGCCCGAGAGCAAGGCAGCTGTGCCGGCAGACACCCCCGTG GACTCCGGTGCTGAGGAGGAGAAAGCCGGGACGGCCGCTGTCAAGAAGCCATCTCCCTCCAAGGCCCGGAAGAAGAAGCTGAACAAGAAGGGCCGGAAGATGGTGGGTCGGAAGCGTGGGCGCCCCAAGAAGATGAGTGCCACCAACCCCGAGCGCAAGCCCAAGAAGACCCAGAGCGCACTGGACCTGCTGCACGCCCAGACCGTGTCACGAGCGGCCTCCCCCTTGCCGCAGG ACGTGCACAGGCCACCTCACAGCCCATTCTACCAGCTACCTCCCAGCGTGCAGCGGCCTACCCCTGAGCAGCTGCTGCTGGCACCCACCCCGCCCGCGCTGCACAGGCTGCTAG AGTCCTTCAGGATTCAGTATCTACAGTTCCTGGCATACACGAAGACCCCTCAGTACAAGGCCACCCTGCAGCAGCTGCTGGACCAGGAGAAG GAGAAGAATGCCCGGTTGCTAGGCGCAGCGCAGCAGCTGTTTGGCCACTGCCAAGCTCAGAAGGAGGAAAGCAAGAGGCTCTTCCAGCAGAAACTGGACGAG CTGGGAGTGAAGGCGCTGACCTACAACGACCTGATCCAAGCGCAGAAGGAGATCTCGGCTCACAACCAACAGTTGAGGGAACAGACGGAGCAGCTAGAGAAGGGCAACCGGGAGCTGAGGAGCCAGAGCCTGCGGCTG CTCAAGGCACGGTGTGAGGAGCTGAAGCTGGACTGGTCCACGCTGTCCCTGGAGAATCTGCTGAAGGAGAAGCAGGCCCTGAAGAGCCAGATCTCAGAGAAGCAGAGGCACTGCCTGGAACTGCAG ATCAGcattgtggagctggagaagagccAGCGGCAGCAGGAGTTGCTCCAGCTCAAGTCCTGCGTGCCGCCTGATGAGGCACTGGCCCTGCAGCTTCGTGGGAAGCCAGAGGCCGAGCCTGGCCGGCTTCACTTGGAGCTGGACTGCGCCCGCTTCTCCCTGCCACCTTTCAGCAGCTTGAGCCCCGAGCTCTCCATGAATGGCCATGCGGCCGGCTATGAGCTCTGCAGCGCACTGGGTCGGCCCTCACCCAAGCAGAACACCCCCCAGTACCTGGCCTCTCCGCTAGACCAGGAGGTCGTGCCCTGCACCCCTAGCCACAGCGGCCGGCCACGGCTGGAGAAGCTATCCAGCCTGGCCCTGCCTGACTATACCAGGCTATCCCCTGCCAAGCTGGTGCTGCGGCGCCACCTGAGCCAGGACCACGCGGCCAGTGGCAAGGCAGCTGCCAGCGAGCTGCACCCACG AGCCGAGCATGCCAAGGAGAACGGGCTCCCTTACCAGAGCCCTGGCATCACCAACGGCATCAAGCTGAGCCCACAAGACCCCCGACCTTCATCCCCCACAGCTTTACAGATGGGAGAGAAGGGCCCTGAGAAG ggtgtgaaggagcgtGCCTACGCCAGCAGTGGGGAGGCCATCACCAGCCTGCCTGTCAGCATCCCGCTGAGCACCGTGCAGCCCAGCAAGCTGCCCGTCAGCATCCCCCTGGCCAGCGTGGTGCTGCCCAGCCGCGCCGAGAAGGCG AGAAGCACACCCAGCCCTGGGCCACCGGCCCGAGAGTCCTCGTCTACGCTGGAGAAGCAGGTGGCTGCTAACACCCATGGTGCCGGGGGCAACGCTGCTGGGAGCAAGAGCCTCGCCCTGGCTCCCACAG GCTTTGCATACAGCGGCTCGGTGGCCATCAGTGGGGCCCTGGCAGGCAGCCCAGCACCCCTTGGCCCTGGAGCTGAGCCCCCGGCCCTAGACGAGTCCTCCAGCTCTGGAAGCCTCTTTGCCACTGTGGGGTCCCGCAGCTCCACCCCGCAGCACCCACCCCTGCTGACGCAGCCACGTACCTGCGGCTCAGCCTCGCCGGCCCCCCAGCTCTGCGCCAGCCCCCGGCTAGGCGCCCTGGGCCCGCTCCCCGACTCTGGCAAAGGGGACCTGCCCTGCGACGCCAGCTTCTCAGACCCTGAGAGCGAAGCCAAAAGGAGGATCGTCTTCACCATCTCGGCGGGTGCCAGCAGCGCCAAGCAGTCACCTTCCAGCAAACACAGCCCTCTGCCCTCGGCTGCCCGCGGGGACGGTGGCCAGGGCCATGGGCCAGACAGCCGCAAGCGGGGCCGGAGGAAGCGGGCATCAGCGGGGACCCCCAGCCTGAGCTCGAGTGTGTCCCCCAAGCGCCGGGCCTTGCCATCTGTCGCTGGGCTTTTCACGCAGTCTTCAGGGTCCCCCCTGAATCTCAACTCCATG GTCAGCAACATCAACCAGCCCCTGGAGATCACGGCCATCTCGTCCCCTGAGAGCTCCCTAAAGAGCTCACCCGTCCCCTACCAGGACAATGACCAACCACCTGTGCTCAAGAAGGAGAAGCCCCTGAGCCAGACCAATGGTGCCCACTACTCCCCACTGACCTCGGACGAGGAGCCAGGCTCTGAGGATGAGCCCGGCAGTGCCAG aaTTGAGAGAAAAATTGCAACAATCTCCTTAGAAAGCAAGTCTCCACCAAAAACCTTGGAAAATG GTGGCAGCCTAGCAGGAAGGAAGGCACCGCTGGCCAGCGAGCCGGTCAACAGCAGCAAGTGGAAGTCCACCTTCTCACCCATCTCCGACCTGGGCCTGGCCAAGGCAGCTGACAGCCCGCTGCAGGCTGCCTCCGCTCTGAGCCACAACTCCCTGTTCGCTTTCCGGCCTGGCCTGGAGGAGCCCAGTACAGCCGATGGCAagctggccacccactccaggaagaGCTTCCCAGGCACCCTGCCGGGGGCGGGCGGGCTGAGCCCCAATAGCCTTCCTGCCAGTGGCTTCGCCCTGGGCGGGGGCCTAGCAGCTGACCTCAGTTTACACAGCTTCAGTGATGGTGCTTCTCTCTCCCACAAGGCCCCCGAGGCAGCTGGCCTGGGTGCCCCCATGAGCTTCCCTGGCCCACGGGGCAAGGAGGGTGGCGCTGCAGAGTCTGGCCCCTTCGTGAACAAGCGGCAGCTGGACGGACTGGGCCCAAAAGGCGAGGGGGGCCTTCCCACATGCGGACCCCCGGACAAGGCCTCTACAGCGCATAGCAAGGCAGGCAAGGGCCGTGAGCGCGAGCCCGACGTCAAGAATGGCCACAACCTGTTCATGGCTGCTGCCGCCGCGCCCCCTGCAGGCCTCCTCAGTGGCCCAGGTCTTGCCCCAGCGGCATCCTCGGCAGGTGGCACAGCCCCGTCCGTGCAGACCCACCGCCCCTTCCTGGGCGCCTTCGCCCCTGGGCCACAGTTCGCGCTGGGCCCCATGTCGCTACAGGCCAACCTGGGCCCgtctgtgctgcagtccctgttCAGTTCTGTGCCCGCCGCCGGCCTGGTTCACGTCTCGACCGCCGCCACCAGATTGACCAACTCGCACGCCATGGGCAGCTTCTCCTCCGGGGTGGCCGGCGGCGCAGTTGGAG GTGTCTTTAACCACGCGGTGCCTCCCGCCTCCGCCCATCCGTTTGGAGCCAGTTTCGGCAGTGGGGCTGCATGTCGCAGCACCACGCTGAGCTTAACCCCGCTGCAGGCGGTGGCCAGCACCCCGGCCTCTTCCTTTCAGGCCCCGTCCTCTGCGGAGCCGAGGCCACCCCAACCCCCTCCGCACCTGGGCCGGCCCCCTCCGGGGCAGCCTGCCCTCCATGCACCCCCCCATCCTAACGCCACCTTGCCTCCTCCCCCTGCGCTGCTCCCAGCTAACTCTGAGCCCGTGCTTCTGCAGAACCTCGCATCCCTCCCTGCTAACCAAGCTTTCTTGCCCGCCGCCTCTGCCGCCTCTCTGCCGCCTGCTAacgcctctctgtccatcaagcTCGCCTCCCTCCCGCACAAGGTGTCCCGGCCCGCCTTGACGGTGCACCACCAGCCCCTGCCTGGGTTGGCCCTGGCCCAGGCCGCGCCCGTGAACCCACAGGCCAGCTCCACGGGGCCGCCCGCCGTGTGGGTTTCCCTTGGCATGCCGCCTCCGTATGCCGCGCGCCTTGCGGGGGTTAAGCCGCGATAA